Within Legionella birminghamensis, the genomic segment GAGGAATCAGGGAAATACATAATGGGTACAAAACGAAAGCCGATGATCGATAATAGGAGCAAGGCCATCATGGATGCTGCAAACGTTAAACGATATCGAACCGCAGTTTCAAGCAGCGAACGGTAGGCATTATAAAAACGGCTATTATATTGATCCTCCTGGTTAGCTGTTTCCGCTGGCTGAGGCATAAAGGAAATACAGAGCAGAGGGGTTACGGTTTGCGACAACACCCAACTCAGCAGGAGTGAAACCGCAATCACTGTAAACAGGCTGCCCGCATATTCTCCCGTATCATAAGTGGAGGCAAAAATGGGGTAAAATGCCATGCAGGCTACAACGGTTGCCCCCAGTAGCGGCCATGCTGATATGTCTGCCGCTTCGATCGCGGCAGTTTCCCGATCCATCCCCTTCTTTAAACGGGTAATAAATCCATCCGCAACAACGATAGCATTATCAACCATCATGCCCATGGCAATGATCAACGCCCCTAATGAAACCCGCTGAAGATCAATGTGCAATATCTGCATGACAATGAATGTACCCAGAATTGCAAGAATAAGGCCGGACACTCCGATAATCATTCCTGCACTAAAGCCCATCGTAAAGGTTAATACAATTAAAACAATTACAACGGCTTCAAGCAGGTTGATTAAAAAAGCATTAATTGACTCAGCTACAATGTCTGACTGCCAGGAAATTTTGTGTATCTCAATGCCTCTGGGTAAACCAGCCTGAATTTCTTCAATGCGTTTATCGATTGCTTTTCCTACCTCCACAGCATTGACCCCGGGTAATGGAGCCAGTGCAATACCGATAGCGGGAAGACCAGAGTAGCGCATCAATTGTTGCGGGGGCTCAATATATTCTTCTTTTAACTGGGCAAAATCGCGAATGCGAATAATTTCATCGCTTTGCTTGTTTCCTTTTGTCTTTAACTCAGGAGTAATTGCCAAATCGCCAATCTCTTCCGCGTTGTCAAACTCTCCTGTCGGCGCAACACGTAAGCGTTGCTGTTGATAATCAACATAGCCCGCATCAACCACCTGGTTTTGTAATTTTAAAGTTCGCTCCAAATCGGCAATTGTGATACCCAACTGTGAAAACTGTGTGTTGGAAATATCAAGATAAATACGTTTTTCCTGCACGCCCCAGAGGTCTACCCGGGCAACACCCGGTACAATACTTAATTCCTTCTGCAATGCTTTGGTATAATGTTCAAGTTCGGCATAACTGAAGCCGTCTGAACTGATTGCCAATAGAAATCCAAAGACATAACCATAGTCATCCCCAACTACAGGCATACTAGCGCCAGGCGGCAGACTTCCCTGAACGTCCTTTAGTTTTTTTCTTAAAGTATCCCAGACCTGGGGCAGACGATCTGACCAATACTCATTTTTAATATTGACTTTAATAATGGAGAGTCCAGGCCTTGAGATAGAAGAAATATCCTTCACCTCCGACATTTCCTGAATTTTTTTCTCAAGGCAATCGGTCACTTCCAACTCTACCTGTTCCGCATTGGCTCCTGGGTAATGAGTGGTGATAATGGCTGTTTTTACCGTAAACTCGGGATCCTCCAGCCGCCCCAGATTAAAGAAACAGACAGTTCCGGTAATGGTTAGCAGGATTACCAGAAACCAGGCCACCTTTTTGCTTTTAACCGCACTATTAGCAAGCGAATTCATTCTTATTTATCTTCTTGATTTAAAATGCTGACCACGTCCCCATCCTTGAGACTGTGGATACCTGCAATCACCAGCCAATCGCCAGCTTTTATTCCTTTTAAGACAGATATGCCGGTTGATGTCAGTTCACCCAGTTGAACTTCCTGCTGATGCACTTTTCCATTTTTTGGGTCTACCAGCCACACATAGGATTTATTGGTGGAGCCTTGCGTCATTACAGCAGCTGCAGGCACTGTCAACTCAGCCTGGTCATTTTTTTGTTTTATATCACCTTTCGCTTTACCCGCCATTCCCGGCAAAATTTCAATATCCTCAGGTTGCTTTAAAATGAGTGTCACCGGATAAGTGCGGGTGTCAGGGGAGGCTTCATTGCTGATTTCTTTGATTTGAGCAGATATAGAGCGACCGGGGAAAGCATCAAACTGGACCATTATGTTAGTCACATGAGGCATCAGGCTAATGGCGCTTTCAGGGATCTGGATTATCATTTCTATTTCTGAAATATTCAGTAGTCTGGCAACAGGTTGATGGTTTGAAACGGACTGATAATTTTCAACATATAAATTGGCAATCTGTCCGTCAAAAGGTGCCTTGATGATGCTGTCGATGAATGCTTTCTCAGCCAGTTCGAGATTGGACTGAGACATAATCCATTTTGATTCCACCAGGTCATAATCCGATTTTGAAATATGTCCCTGGCCTACCAGTTCTTTTGCGCGCTGAAAATTTTGTTTATCACGAATGAACTCCGCTTTAGCCGCTTTTACCTTGGCTTCAAAATCCCGGGGATCAAGTTTTGCGACCAGATCCCCCTTCTTAATCTTGTCACCAATTTTTACCGGTAATTCAATGAGGGAACCATTAACATTAAACGAAAGTTCAACCTCCTGGGATGCTTTTGCTTTTCCGGGAAAAAATCGACCTTCGAAAACAGTTGCATTACCTATCTGAATGGCCTTAACGGGTCTTTTTTCTGCGACTTTCGATGTATTCTCATTTTCACTGCAAGAGATGAGAAATAGAAATGCCATGGTACAAAATACACAACGTAATAACCCAGGAAGTCGCTTCATAGTCATCCTTAACAAGTTTTTCTCTTGGCTATTTCAGATTAAATCCTAAGTCTTCAACAGTCAATTATGACGGACTCATGCTTTCAGTGTCTGAGTTTTCAATGTCTGCAGCTGGTTCCGGTTTTGCCGATTCTTTTAATTCCTGCAGGGAGGCTTTCATTTCACTGGTGATTTTAATTGGCTTAGGTTGTATTGTCTTTCCGGTGAGCTTTTGCAATAAATTAGAAAGAAAATCCAGTATGCCTCCATGCTTACTTAATTCAGTTTTCTGTGCTGCTTCAATTTCTTTTTCGCTTTCCTGTTTGAAACTATCAAGTGATATTTTACCATTGGCATAATCATCACGCAGGGCAAGCAGTTCGGCATGTAGCTTAGCAGCTTCGATGCCAGCCACACTGTCCTTTTCCATTAATCGATGAGCCTGTTGCTTTAATTCACCTAGCCCCTTATCAAAACTGGTTAATGTATCATTTATCTCTTTTGCTTTTTCAAAATGCACTGCAAAGGATTCAACCTTGTCTAAGGAGGATTGAATTAATGTCTCTGTTTTTGCAGAAGGATTCGTTTTCTTAATTTCGTGCTGGAGTGCTACCATCAGAATAGGATACCGCATCAGATGTTGCATTGGCACTATCGCTACATTATCAACAGTCGTCTGACGGATTGGATTATCTCTATTTTCTTTTTTCTCATTAAACGCCATTACAGCAGATTCTACCGTATTGTTATAATCTGTTTGTGCAAAAGCAACTTTTTCAAGCCGGTTGATAAAACGCTCGAAGCTGCGGCTGTTAATTAATCCTGTCAGCTTCCCCACTGCCGTATCAAGATTGTCTTCGCTGGTAATAAGCTGATCCATTTCCAGCTTTTCATAGGCAAATATTGCAAACTCTACATCACGAATGTAAGAGTCCAGTTCGTGGTTCTCATTTATTTGTCTTAGATAACTGGAAAGTGTTTTGAAGTTGCCATAGGCCGTTTGCGCCGAGCTAACAATTTCTGCAAGCGCATGGGCTGATTTGGAGTCAGATTTCTTCACCCAGTCTGAAAGCAGGTCGTTCTTTTCTTTCATGACATTCAATATTTAGCTACATACTTGAAAGTATAGAGGTAAATGTTTGAAATTGCTGTTCACCAGCTCTGAGGGATCCTCACGTATTTAACCATTTTATCAGTGCTTACGTGCCGCGCATAAAGCCTGAGGAATCGCCTCTTTTTTCATTCAAAAATACGTACCTTATTAGGTGAAAATGACTTTAACAAAGTTAGGGATTATCTTGAGAAATAGGGTGGATACCATCGAATCCCCGCGGCTTCGACCGCGGGGCCCATACGAAGCCAATTTAATGTTAAGCACACTTGTTTATGACGACCTGCTAAACCCTATTTTTTGGCAACATTGAAACTTGTCTGACGACCATGCTACTCCAACAGGCATGGGCCCCGCGGTCGGTGCCGCGGGGATTCGGACGGGGAAATATTTGTGCAGATACCTATGGGCTGCGACCGCGCGAGCATAAAGCGGTACCTAGCATTTTTAATATAAACAAAAGTCAAGACAGTTTATACTTTTTCAAAAATATCAAGCAAACGTTTCTGCAAAGGCTGATAGATTGCCGGTCCGGCTTTTACTGGGGAACCTGCATTAAAAGGCGGCTCGGGATCATATTCAATCCCTAGTTGCAATGTTTCAGCGGCTTCTTTCCCTGCAAGCTTAGCTGCCAGGAGCAAGGCCATATCAATCCCTGCCGATACACCGGCTGCCGTTATAATTTTGCCATCCTCAACAATACGCTTTGTGACAGGCATAGCTCCCCAGTGCTTCAGCCTATCCATTACTGCCCAATGCGTGGTGGCTTTTTTGCCTTGCAGAAGCCCTGCAGCACCCAGGATCAGACTGCCCGTGCAAACTGAAGTGGTCCATTGTGTGTCTCTATGGATCGATCTGATCCAGTCGAGGATTTCTGGCTCATCGGAAAGACTGGTCGCTTTTCCACCTCCCGGAATAACAAGAATATCGGTCTCAGCCACCTCGGATAGCGAATAATCAGCAATCAATTTTAAACCCAGGCCATTCTGGATCACGCCTGCCTGTTTGGCTACCCGGTGAACTGTAACACCCGGCAAACGGGCTAATACTTCATGGGGACCTATAATATCCAGTGTTGTCATGCCATCATAAAATAAAAAAGCAATTCGCATGAAAATTAGCTCCTGATTAATGTTCCTGTGTTAACTTATAAATCAACAAAGCAGCCCGTTCAGTTTGAATACCGAGAGAATCAATATCCAGAGTTTCCAGTTCTGAATGCACCCCTGAACCTGATGGGCCCAATCCAGCCAATGATGCCGAGACCTGGGAGGCGATAAATGAAATATCCCCTGCCCCTCTCAATCCCGGATCCAAAGGTTTGATCATCCCATGTCCAAGCGCCATACTAGCCTGACTGTATTCTTCCAATAATTTCAGATTAGCGGGGGTTGGCGGCATGGCTGGGATACCATCCTCAAAGCGAATCGCCGCACTAGTGCCTGCCAGATGCGAATTGATGATGGCAGCGATTTTCTTCTGTGCCTCTTCTTTCTGCTTCTCCGTAATAAACCGCAGGTCTCCATTCGCTACTGCGGTTTTAGCAATCACGTTTCCCTTGCCAAATCCTACACCACGGGAGTCGCTGTTGTCATAATCCACACTGGTTCCACCTAAAATAAAACCGGGATTAAAAGATAAGTATTTTTCGCTGGAAAGCTGTTCCCGCATCGTATCCAGAATACGAACTAATTCATAAATAGCACCATAACTCACCCCCCGCTGAAAAATCTGCGCCGAATGAGACTCCGTTCCCTGACTGCTCATTACCCAGTTAGTAATGCCCCTGCGCGCAATCGTCGCGGTATCCATCGTCACTGCGCCTTCAAAATCGAGGGCTAGATCGCAATTTTTAGCGACATCCCTGAGCGGCTGCCTTGAGATGGAAGTGGGCTTGCCTGAATCCTCTTCGTCACCGGTTAGCACTACGGTAATATTCGCCTGTTTCAAAGAATTCGCAGCCTGCAAGGCTTTTAAGGCATATAAGATAACAACATCGCCGCCTTTGTCATCAATGACACCCGGGCCCATGGCCTGCTTACCATTTCGCTTAAATTGCTGAAAAGGACTATTGGAGGGAAAAACAGTGTCCAGATGGCCGATCAAGAGTAAGCGCTTTCCTTTGCCGCCCTTGTGCTCAGCAATTAAAGTACCGGCACGCTGCATCGAAGGAGGCTCTTCTTCCCAACGCAATTTAAAACCAAGTGCTTCAAATTGAGATTTTAATAATTCCCCTACTTTGCGAACACCCGGCAAATTGTTGGTGCCGCTGTTGATATTGACTAACTCCTCAAGCAGGGAAAGCTGTTCTTGCTGATGGGAGGAGACAAACTGTTTTATTTGTTCATCAATGGCTTGACTGGTTGCTTTCCCCTGCTGGGAAAATATAAAGAGAGTAACGCAAACTATCCGTCGAAACTGGTAAAATTTCTTCCCATACCACATCCTTTTCTCCCCCTGTTTAGCGAGCACTGATTATAAGAGCACGCAGGGACATTTCCAATAATCAGGTCCATATAAAATGAAATTTTTAACCTCTTCAGTTTTCGCATAATGAACGGGCTTTTGACCAGCCAAATTCAGAATATCTGTATTTGCCCCCGCCCGAAGCAGCCTCTGGGTAATCACTGGGTCAGATAATTTCGCAGCACGATGCAAAAGCGTATCCCCCTCCTCATTTTTTTCGTTTACATCAATTCCCGCTTCCAAATACAAAGAAAGCATCGCCAGGTTCCCTTTCTCGACGCTGACAAAAATGGGCCGACCATTAAGCGTTAACTGATGAAGATTGGCGCCGGCCTCTTTAAGCAGTTCGAAGGTCTCCTTCTGCCCTTTCTCAGCCGCCATCATTAACGGATTTGAAATAACAGGATAGCGGAACAGCAATTCGCCTTCCTTTGGTTCCTTAAATTCATCTTCTGAAACAATAACGGGATTGCCCTCGGGAAAAGAGAACAGGCATTGTAAAACCGGGGCATCAAAATTGGCTTTATTGGCCAGCAGAAGGCGTGTCATTTCGAGATAACCATTTCCTGCGGCAACTGCTAAAGCAGTACACAGAATTTCTCCTTTCTGATGATAGCGATTGATACTGGAAAGATAAGGAATAACCTGTTCCACTACATGTAAATTATTATTTTCAACGGCACTAAAAAATAACTGATACTCGTCAACATTTTTGAAAAATTTGATAGTCATGGCTCAATCGTCCCTGAATTCCTGATTATCGGTATCCACATTGAAACAGAACGGCCGAAAACTTACAACGGCTCAGTATATCCAATCATGTAGATATCGCTGTTAATTTAAGAATACTTTAAGCTTTACCCCGTATAATGCCTCTATCAATACGAGTAAATGGAGTTATGGTTTTGTAATGAGGGATGATCAGTTTATTTAGGTGATAGCATGTTTTTATTTCATTTGGGAACAGACACTTTCGATACCCCCCTTCCCGAACAGGATCCTAAAAACTACCCCTTTGGTGAAACCTTAAGTTCTGGGGCTAGAACTATCGATTCAGACGGCGTACGCCGTGATGAGGAAACTCCCTATTTTTCGGATAAAGTAGAAGTTATAATTGGCCCGGACACTTTGGGAAAAGCTGTCTACAGCCGCATAGCCCGCGGTATGGAAGCAATGCTTCGAGCCATTTCACTCGGTGAAAACTCTATAGGCATTGTTGCGCATAGCCGAGGCGGTGTAGCCACCATTTTAGAAACGCATTACATGAATGCGATCAAGAACAAATTCAATGAGTGCAAGGCCAAAGGAGATGTCAGTTTCGATCAATTCCTAGGCTTACTTAAAGCCGATCCTGTGGTGGGCCCTTTCCTAAAGAACGCCGTTATCGCTGCAAAACTGAAACAGGAAGTTGTGCCGCAGTTGAAGGCTGTTTGGGAAAGCCGATCGACAATTGAAACCCGGTTAAATATTTTTGTCCTTGATCCTGTCCCAGGGGATGTGCCCCTTTATGGATGGGATGATGCCCTGTTTTACCAACCCCTTCCCGAGATCGTCAATCATGCTGAAATTATTTACTATGATGATGAAAGAAGCTGGGGCTTCACCCCTATTGTACCGAAGGCACCTACCCATGAGGATGCCAAATTTTCCGCTATTACAATTCCTGGCCATCACGGTACGGCCTCCTCAGGAAATAATTGCGATCAAACCGGAGCCCCTGTTCCGAATATACGCGTTAAATCCAGTGAAAAAATAGCCAATACCAAACAGGCACAAAAATTATTGTTTTTAAAAATTCTTCGCTTTTTGAATACTAATCAAGCATCGTTCGACTTAAGAACCTTTGAAAAACCAACACCAAAAGGCTTGCTTGAACGGGTGATTAAATCACTTGCCAGCAATAAGTTTATTGATGGGCAAAATCCCCTCGCCAGAAAGAAAAACGATAGCGAAACCTATGAGGCGGAAATCAATTCCGAGGCGCTGGTTTCTGCCTGCTTTCGTTCCTATTGGAAAATAATGGACAATATTGATGCTTACCGACACTTTGGTAACACCAATTATGCCTATTTAGGGAAACGAAATAAGCTTTTCCGAGAGGCTTTGCACGAGGGTAAATATGTGCCGCTAAGCAGCGTCATCCCCCCTGTTTCCGGATTTGTGAATGAAGAACATGCCAAAATGGCACGGGAAAAACTGTTTAAGGATTTTGGTATCGATGCCAGCTCCAGTATTGATAAACTACTGGCCCAGGCCACTGACGCGCTGGTATCCGGATTTCTAGCTGCTATTTCCAAACCGGGCGATGCCCCCAAAGAGGATTTTGATCTGTCAGTTTCATCCTCTATGTCTTCAAGCTGGACAATATTAAACCCAAGTCGGGCAGCCATCACTTCCTCAACAGTCGCTAACTTGCTGGCCACTGATTCTGGCAAGAAAATGATTAAAGAAGGTTTTGCCGCGGTGGTCGAAAAAATCAGCCAGAGTTATTTGTCTGCTGATTTAACGCCCGAAACAAGATGGACACTCTATCAGGCCATCGTCTCTGCTTTCGGTCAATTTGAAGAGACCTTACAAACTCTGAAACAAACGGAAGAGGCAAGGCAAGCTGGCGAATCAGCTCCTGTAGGGGTTGGCGCAGTAATCACCGCTATAGCCAGATTAGCCAGTAATCCGGAACAGATTAGGAATAATGAGTTAATCAATCTGTTGCAGGAAGTGAAAGCCGATGCACAGTCATCACTTATTAAAACCTTTACTCAATACCAGGACAATCTGGAACGCGAACTGGAGCATTTTATTGCCGTTCTTGATACACCTAATCATGTCAAATTGAGCAATGGTTTTAAAACCGTTTGCTTTTCAATGGTAAAAAAGAATTCTGATGCAGAAAATGCTGATACGGAACAGGATAAAAGGTTCCTTGATATTCTGCAAAAAAGAATAAACGAAGTTTCTGATTCAAACTATCCAGAAAATATCGACCTGCTATGGCCATTGATTAAAAGCGATATTATTGAAATCTATGGGTTATCTAGAGAAGATAGTGAAGCCCTTGATAAAATTGACTCCTTATTAAGAAAATATTTTTATCCTGAACCAGGCTGGTCTGACTTTGAAGTTTTGTTCGATAAATTAATCAACTTTCAACGCGATCTAAAGGCAGTCAATATAACGCCTACAGATGAGTATTTGAAAAAGCTGCAAATTAATTTATATCAATTAAGCGATTATGCTGCTCGTTATCTACCTGAACAAGGAGATAAAAACTCTCAATTCGCACTCCATGTAAAATGCTTCAGGATAATGCTTGCGAAGGACATGCTGTCATCGCTTGAGGAGTTCAAATCGAAGATGGAATCACTGCAGAATGACCTTTCTGCATCGATTGAGGCCGAGGGCACATTAAGCTCTGAAAAAGAGGTTCTAAAAGAGACCGTTTCACAACTTGAACAGGAAATAGCAAGCTA encodes:
- a CDS encoding M20 family metallopeptidase yields the protein MWYGKKFYQFRRIVCVTLFIFSQQGKATSQAIDEQIKQFVSSHQQEQLSLLEELVNINSGTNNLPGVRKVGELLKSQFEALGFKLRWEEEPPSMQRAGTLIAEHKGGKGKRLLLIGHLDTVFPSNSPFQQFKRNGKQAMGPGVIDDKGGDVVILYALKALQAANSLKQANITVVLTGDEEDSGKPTSISRQPLRDVAKNCDLALDFEGAVTMDTATIARRGITNWVMSSQGTESHSAQIFQRGVSYGAIYELVRILDTMREQLSSEKYLSFNPGFILGGTSVDYDNSDSRGVGFGKGNVIAKTAVANGDLRFITEKQKEEAQKKIAAIINSHLAGTSAAIRFEDGIPAMPPTPANLKLLEEYSQASMALGHGMIKPLDPGLRGAGDISFIASQVSASLAGLGPSGSGVHSELETLDIDSLGIQTERAALLIYKLTQEH
- a CDS encoding efflux RND transporter periplasmic adaptor subunit, encoding MKRLPGLLRCVFCTMAFLFLISCSENENTSKVAEKRPVKAIQIGNATVFEGRFFPGKAKASQEVELSFNVNGSLIELPVKIGDKIKKGDLVAKLDPRDFEAKVKAAKAEFIRDKQNFQRAKELVGQGHISKSDYDLVESKWIMSQSNLELAEKAFIDSIIKAPFDGQIANLYVENYQSVSNHQPVARLLNISEIEMIIQIPESAISLMPHVTNIMVQFDAFPGRSISAQIKEISNEASPDTRTYPVTLILKQPEDIEILPGMAGKAKGDIKQKNDQAELTVPAAAVMTQGSTNKSYVWLVDPKNGKVHQQEVQLGELTSTGISVLKGIKAGDWLVIAGIHSLKDGDVVSILNQEDK
- a CDS encoding DJ-1/PfpI family protein; this encodes MRIAFLFYDGMTTLDIIGPHEVLARLPGVTVHRVAKQAGVIQNGLGLKLIADYSLSEVAETDILVIPGGGKATSLSDEPEILDWIRSIHRDTQWTTSVCTGSLILGAAGLLQGKKATTHWAVMDRLKHWGAMPVTKRIVEDGKIITAAGVSAGIDMALLLAAKLAGKEAAETLQLGIEYDPEPPFNAGSPVKAGPAIYQPLQKRLLDIFEKV
- a CDS encoding ankyrin repeat domain-containing protein, producing MTIKFFKNVDEYQLFFSAVENNNLHVVEQVIPYLSSINRYHQKGEILCTALAVAAGNGYLEMTRLLLANKANFDAPVLQCLFSFPEGNPVIVSEDEFKEPKEGELLFRYPVISNPLMMAAEKGQKETFELLKEAGANLHQLTLNGRPIFVSVEKGNLAMLSLYLEAGIDVNEKNEEGDTLLHRAAKLSDPVITQRLLRAGANTDILNLAGQKPVHYAKTEEVKNFILYGPDYWKCPCVLL
- a CDS encoding efflux RND transporter permease subunit, with amino-acid sequence MNSLANSAVKSKKVAWFLVILLTITGTVCFFNLGRLEDPEFTVKTAIITTHYPGANAEQVELEVTDCLEKKIQEMSEVKDISSISRPGLSIIKVNIKNEYWSDRLPQVWDTLRKKLKDVQGSLPPGASMPVVGDDYGYVFGFLLAISSDGFSYAELEHYTKALQKELSIVPGVARVDLWGVQEKRIYLDISNTQFSQLGITIADLERTLKLQNQVVDAGYVDYQQQRLRVAPTGEFDNAEEIGDLAITPELKTKGNKQSDEIIRIRDFAQLKEEYIEPPQQLMRYSGLPAIGIALAPLPGVNAVEVGKAIDKRIEEIQAGLPRGIEIHKISWQSDIVAESINAFLINLLEAVVIVLIVLTFTMGFSAGMIIGVSGLILAILGTFIVMQILHIDLQRVSLGALIIAMGMMVDNAIVVADGFITRLKKGMDRETAAIEAADISAWPLLGATVVACMAFYPIFASTYDTGEYAGSLFTVIAVSLLLSWVLSQTVTPLLCISFMPQPAETANQEDQYNSRFYNAYRSLLETAVRYRLTFAASMMALLLLSIIGFRFVPIMYFPDSSRFQVMIDYWAPEGTRIQEVAADVKKLEKKLLDDSGVVSVNSFIGQGPPRFYLPVESEFPYPSYAQVIVNVKNLQEVDRLVAELPAWNKTNFPQSLVRVRKYAVGAFNNWKIAARFSGPANADPAVLRDLAEQAAAILKASPYAIDVRTDWRERVLQMVPDYQQERARWAGISRLDLAQALRRASDGIPIGLYREEDNLIPIILRQPQAERERAAVDLPTQQVSTALSTKTIPVAQVIDGIELSWTDPIIWRWDRKRAITVQCSPYKVTASTLRNSVLPQFEKIKLPPGYTLTWDGEYKSSKESADALKPGLFPAVIIMLMIIVMLFNAYRPPLIIIAVIPFAMIGVTAGLLMTGVPFGFIALLGAMSLSGMMIKNSIVLLDQININLAEGMKPYQAVISAGVSRLSPVVNAAVTTILGVIPLLQDVFWVSLAVTIMFGLTVGTVITMFLVPAFYCILYRIQDIKSPG